One window of the Bradyrhizobium sp. NP1 genome contains the following:
- the rpsO gene encoding 30S ribosomal protein S15 has product MSITAQRKAEVIKTSATKSGDTGSPEVQVAILSERINNLTEHFKTHVKDNHSRRGLLKLVSTRRSLLDYLKKTDEARYKALLEKHNIRR; this is encoded by the coding sequence ATGTCGATTACCGCGCAACGCAAGGCGGAAGTCATCAAAACCAGTGCAACCAAATCGGGCGACACCGGTTCGCCCGAGGTCCAGGTCGCGATCCTGTCGGAGCGCATCAACAACCTGACCGAACACTTCAAGACCCACGTGAAGGACAATCATTCGCGCCGTGGTCTTTTGAAGCTCGTCTCGACCCGCCGTTCGCTGCTCGACTACCTGAAGAAGACGGACGAAGCGCGCTACAAGGCGCTGCTTGAAAAGCACAACATTCGTCGTTGA